Genomic window (Drosophila willistoni isolate 14030-0811.24 chromosome 2L unlocalized genomic scaffold, UCI_dwil_1.1 Seg196, whole genome shotgun sequence):
GGGTAACCACCAACGAATCCTGATTATCGTACAGATACATTTCACGGAAATTGCTGGAGCCCACATAGGAAGCATTGGCCTCCGCATGATGGGCCTGCTGATTATGActgttgctttgctttggatTTAAGATGGGAATCTCCCAGGTGGGACTACGCATTACAGCCTCCTTAAAGAGTATGGTCTTGGACACATTGCCCTGGACATCGGCTAGCCAGAAACGTAAACCAGGACGCCCACAAATCAATTGAAGTTTCTGCTTCAAGAATATCCCACCACAATCGATCAGCTGCTTGCGATCCTTTTTGCCCACCTGAGTGATGTGCCACTGCAAGGTCTGGGCATCCCGCTGGCATATTATGCAACGATATAAAGTCGACACCAGAAGGTAGCTTTGATATACACTTAGTTGGACAATCTCATAGGCCTCACTGAGTATCTCCAGTGATTTGCTGAGGTGCTGCAAAGTCCATTAGTTTATAAGTTGATGCTGATTCAGATGGCTTTAGTGGCTAAACTCACCGCTTGATAATCGAATTCGGTCAAGACGACAACTCCCTGGCGGTCTCCGGAATATAGTTTCATGCCATTCTTGGACCATTCGCAGCAACTGACCACACATCGATGTAGATCCCGAATCGTATATCGTTCAATCGGTTTACTGCGCGTGCAGGGCGCAACCAAATCTAAATCAGGCGGCAGATCTTTCTGTATTTGGAATACACTGACCTGTCCATTTGCACTGCCAGCTGCCACCATAAATTCCACTGAATTGACTATCTTCACGCATGTTATGCGTGTGGCCACCTGCAAATAGAAAGAGAGGAGGTGGTGAAGGACACTCCCATAATGTGTGAAGAACACGCAGAGGAACGGGATGAGTCATTCTCGTACTTCTGTTTTGAGTTTCTGCATGTCGCCCGTCTGACGATTATACCAAAACACAATTCCCCCATCTGAGCCCAAAGCCAGGTAATTGTCAGTTCCATCCATACAGGTTATATTGAGATTCGAGGGGAAGAATCCTCTTTGCTGTCGAGCCGGTATAAGATCTATTATATCCGATAGAGGAGCCCATTCTCGGATGGAACACAAATCGGCCGTGGCCATTGTTATTATGAATTCCgctaacaataacaactacGGCAACAAAACATATACAAACACCGATACACTAAGCTGCCAGATGGGTGAAAGAAATACAAGTTTGACCAAAATTAGAGCCGACCAGACACAGCTGTCTGAGGTTGCCACTAGAAATACTTTTGTTTAGCTCGAAAAGGCTGTGACAGCAAACTcagtatttttataaattggAATAATAGCCAGTTCCAACATAAAACAGCCAAAAGTGACAACACTGCTAAACAGCTAAGTCTGGCAACGTCATTGTTTcccaataaatattttaagagaaaataaagaaaacttACAATTGACTGATTATTGATTAATCTGAAGCTAACGAATCTCTGGACTCCGCTCTTTAGTTAAACGGCACGACTGCAAATCAGAGCCCCAACTAGCAGTGAGAgcaagagcaaatagcaaacAGAAGCCTATCAACCTGACATCGACCCCGAACTCTCTTTTCCCCCCAAGAAACTTCTTTGGACCAAAGTTCAGCACATTCATTTGGCGATCAGTCAAGAGTTTTTGACGATCAGTTTAACTTTGTCGCGATGGCTGACAACAATAACTTGCGCACCGCAGTGATTAACGACGCTCCATTGCTGCCGCCGTCAAGTAGCGCTCCTGGAGGAGGCTTCTCTAGTGGGCCACCACCCGATGCAGTGCTTCGGACTCCATATGCCGGTAATGTGCGAGCCCTGCCACCACCCCTACCCCAGTCACCATACCAACAAACACAAAGCTTATATGGAGGATACGGAGGAGGCTATAACTCTGGAGGATTTGGCCTAGGTGGAGGAGGCTATGGCGGCTATCAAACCGGAGGTTTTGGCTACGGATTAGGCTTGGGTATGGGTGGTTTTGGCAGCGGCTATGGCGGTGGTTACGGCGGTGGCTACAACCGATTTGGCATGGGCATGGGAGCCAACGACCCGGAGCAGCGATTTATACAAATGGCGGAGGCCAGTTCACGTCCAGCATTCCAGTCAATTGAATCGTTAGTATCGGCCATTGGTAACATTGCTTCCATGTTGGATTCGACATTCTTTGCTCTGACCAGCTCCTTTCGCGCCATTTTGGGTGTGGCGGCCAATTTCGGACGATTGAGAACGGTTTTTGCTCAGTTCTGGACAACATTTGCCATATTCCGCGGACTTAATTGGGTCTACAGAAAGTCAGTAAGCAGTAAACATGATGTAGACACCTTTTTCACTTAAATTTTCTTCTATAGAATTCTTTACTGGCTGAGAATATCGAATTTGGATCCCTCATCAGTAGCATTTAAAAAGGCTTTTGCTGAAGCATTAAACGACAATCAGGGTCAAACTGGAGGAGCTGGTGGACCAAAGCTGCCACGTAAAGGCACATCCCCTTGGCCCGTATTGGCGTTCATCAGTTTCATTTTTACGGCTCCCTACCTCATCATGAAGCTGCTGGGCACAGTGACGAATACTGCACAGGAGGAAGGTATGCACATTGAACAATTTATCTTATCGCAAGTGAAAACTTTGCTCTTGGCACTAATCTATCAGATAAGAAATATGTATTAAatcgttttttatttctctccCCCCTGGCGCAGCCCGTGATCCGGCCAAGTGGACGGCACCCATACAAACACAGGCCATGTTCGATTTCCAGGCGCGTAATCAGAACGAGCTCTCTCTGCGAGTAGGACAATCCATTCAAGTGGCACCACGCGAAATTCAACAGACTTTGAATCTACTCAACACGGGATGGGCATTAGCTACCATAAATGGACAAACCTCGGGCATAATACCAATTAATTATGTGAAATCCCCGCAACAAATACGCCAGGAGCAGCAAGCGCTTAAAGTTCCTTCTCCGCCCAGCGATCAACCTCAACCAAGTTTAATGAATCTATCAGCGGATGCTTTTCCCGGCCCCCCACTTGAACAGCAACTGAACTATGACTTCAATTTAGCTgcccagcaacaacaacctcTTGGACCTCCCTCAACGATGGCAACAGTTCTCGAGGAGGGATTCCCCTGAAGAGATTTCTAGATGTAGgatttgtatttctttttgtttagtCTTAAGTTATCCTTTgtacatttccattcgttgTTAGGGGTTTGGCTAGAATGTCGGAACCGAAATTTAAACTATAAAATTCATTTGGTGTACCAAAAATCTGAGTTAAGTTATATTCAAAACCATATTTAATTctagttttgtatttattttgattttgtttcgaaataaacttgaaatatttttaccaaaaatgaaatctgattattattatgaatTCGTTTTATAACTTACCTTGAATGCGTTTTACCTTCAACAAATCCAACTTAGAAAGGACATGGACTCCGGATTATTGCTTTTCCAATTTGTTGTCTATGGATAACTCTACAAACTCATCCCacacattaaataaatttacttgATTATTGAAGTTTTTTAGACAACTGAAAAATTCACCAGAATTCATTAAAGATTTCACAACAAAAggctagttttttttttatcatattGTACAATATGTAATCCACTTTATTAACCTCATTTTCATTTGGGTTTTTCTTTGCTTAAGTTATTTAATATATGCTCTTTGTCCAAAATTGTTTCATTACCCATGCACTTCATTaaatatttcgatttcatTACACAACTACATTATCCACTGCATTTATCAtttcatcgtcgtcgtcatcattatcatcataatcatcgtCATTAAGATCGTCGCTTAAATGTTAACCAACTCTACTACTTTagttttctattaaatttata
Coding sequences:
- the LOC6640426 gene encoding probable peroxisomal membrane protein PEX13: MADNNNLRTAVINDAPLLPPSSSAPGGGFSSGPPPDAVLRTPYAGNVRALPPPLPQSPYQQTQSLYGGYGGGYNSGGFGLGGGGYGGYQTGGFGYGLGLGMGGFGSGYGGGYGGGYNRFGMGMGANDPEQRFIQMAEASSRPAFQSIESLVSAIGNIASMLDSTFFALTSSFRAILGVAANFGRLRTVFAQFWTTFAIFRGLNWVYRKILYWLRISNLDPSSVAFKKAFAEALNDNQGQTGGAGGPKLPRKGTSPWPVLAFISFIFTAPYLIMKLLGTVTNTAQEEARDPAKWTAPIQTQAMFDFQARNQNELSLRVGQSIQVAPREIQQTLNLLNTGWALATINGQTSGIIPINYVKSPQQIRQEQQALKVPSPPSDQPQPSLMNLSADAFPGPPLEQQLNYDFNLAAQQQQPLGPPSTMATVLEEGFP